One Hugenholtzia roseola DSM 9546 genomic window carries:
- a CDS encoding Rpn family recombination-promoting nuclease/putative transposase — protein sequence MAKYINPYTDFGFKKLFGEEANKDLLIDFLNQLLPAHHQIADLNFRNVESLADLSAERKAIFDIHCKAVSGERFIVEMQKAKVKYFKDRSLFYVTFPIRDQAQTGEWNFKLEPIYFVAILDFEYDEAEERRKFRRDVALKDQDGDLFFDKLHFKFLQMPLFRLQEHELKTRFDKWCYFLKNLESFDHIPNILNEPIFQKAFGTAELASLSAEQRDRYEQSLIQYRDLKSALETAIEEKAVEIAKNAILEGADNKFIAKITGLTVEQIEKLSVELKKQN from the coding sequence ATGGCAAAGTACATCAATCCCTATACTGATTTTGGCTTCAAAAAACTTTTTGGGGAAGAAGCAAACAAAGACCTTTTGATTGATTTTTTGAACCAACTTCTACCTGCCCATCACCAAATTGCAGACCTAAATTTTCGCAACGTAGAAAGTTTGGCTGATTTATCGGCAGAAAGAAAGGCTATTTTTGATATTCATTGCAAAGCTGTTTCAGGCGAGCGGTTTATTGTGGAAATGCAGAAAGCAAAGGTAAAATACTTCAAAGATAGAAGTTTATTTTATGTAACTTTTCCAATCCGAGACCAAGCCCAAACGGGTGAGTGGAATTTTAAATTAGAGCCAATTTATTTTGTGGCAATCCTTGACTTTGAATATGACGAAGCAGAGGAAAGACGCAAATTTAGGCGTGATGTGGCTTTGAAAGACCAAGATGGAGATTTGTTTTTTGACAAATTACATTTCAAATTTTTACAAATGCCTTTGTTTAGGTTGCAAGAACACGAACTAAAAACCCGATTTGATAAGTGGTGCTATTTTCTGAAAAACTTGGAAAGTTTTGACCATATTCCCAATATTCTCAACGAGCCTATTTTTCAAAAAGCCTTCGGCACAGCGGAATTAGCCAGTTTGAGTGCCGAGCAACGAGATAGGTACGAACAAAGTCTTATTCAGTACCGAGATTTGAAAAGTGCTTTGGAAACAGCTATTGAGGAAAAAGCGGTGGAAATTGCCAAAAATGCCATTTTAGAAGGTGCTGATAATAAGTTTATTGCCAAAATAACAGGCTTAACTGTTGAGCAAATAGAAAAGTTAAGTGTTGAACTAAAAAAACAAAACTGA